GGCTTTGGCTATCCCCCGATGATGTGCGTGCACGCATGTAGGAGCCATGTCCATCGAAATAAAGGCGGTCTGCCAGCGGAGCTCTCAAGGCAAACCCGGCGACAAACTGCCCCGCCGTCCGATTTGAAAAGCGTAAGCTGTCCTGATAGGGAGCGCCGAGCCATAAAGTGGACTCTGCATAATTTGAAAAGTAGTGTGTCCAATAGCCGCTGAGTTGGCTGATGGCACGATACGATACGGAAACCCCTTCAATATGTTTTCTAGCTTTGTCCATGTGAGCTGTTCCCCAAAGCCCCACTTCATCTTGGCAAAACTGATATCCACCCTGAAAGCGTATCTGACCGAAGCTTAGAGAGACATCGTACACGCTGAAATGCTTAACGAATTGATGGTCATAAGCCACGCCGAAATTCCACTGACAATAGGAGGAGGAGATTCCTGCGGTAAGAAACGCTTGCTGCTCAAGGGCCTTTGGGTTTTTAAATGCCAGATTGCCTCTGCCATCCCAATTGTAGAGGCCAAAGCTGCCTCCAAGTTGCCCA
The sequence above is drawn from the Estrella lausannensis genome and encodes:
- a CDS encoding DUF6666 family protein, with protein sequence MKKLFATSLIALGLATSSLSSLTVEVNGSYDYFRGIPEGSWNGNQGAVAGVNAGMDLFGYACGQLGGSFGLYNWDGRGNLAFKNPKALEQQAFLTAGISSSYCQWNFGVAYDHQFVKHFSVYDVSLSFGQIRFQGGYQFCQDEVGLWGTAHMDKARKHIEGVSVSYRAISQLSGYWTHYFSNYAESTLWLGAPYQDSLRFSNRTAGQFVAGFALRAPLADRLYFDGHGSYMRARTSSGDSQSRNYAANVCVGITYVFGDCCNRASYMPLANNSNFLVDTSANQ